From the genome of Anaplasma ovis str. Haibei, one region includes:
- a CDS encoding phosphoglycerate kinase, whose amino-acid sequence MKSIRTLPWVQNSSVRGCRVLLRVDFNVPVEHGQVRDRTRIERVAPTVDYLVKAEAKVIMVSHFGRPNRVDANFSLEPLVGTISEVLGVPVTFIGDCLGERVCTVVNALPWGSVVLLENLRFHAGEEENDLAFAKQLASMADLYVNDAFSCSHRMHASIDAITKFLPSAAGLNLQNELHHLGNIVSEHPVAAVIGGAKTSSKIPMLRNLAQKVDFLVLGGGLSNSFLRASGHKIGNSICEPCDDAVYAVLESASKNNCTVILPRDHVVARSLDCAAHTKVTEDVEAEDCIFDIGEQTSAEVTEVLGKCKTVFWNGPMGVFERAAFAAGTSGLVRDLVRLKKEGVSTIVGGGDSIFAIKASGYSEEDFSYISTGGGALLQFLSVA is encoded by the coding sequence ATGAAAAGCATCAGAACGTTACCCTGGGTGCAGAATTCCAGTGTACGGGGTTGTAGGGTTCTATTAAGGGTTGACTTTAACGTTCCAGTTGAGCATGGCCAGGTGCGTGACAGGACAAGGATTGAGAGAGTTGCGCCTACGGTAGACTATCTAGTCAAAGCTGAGGCCAAGGTTATTATGGTGTCCCACTTTGGGCGCCCGAACCGCGTCGATGCGAATTTTTCGCTTGAGCCGCTGGTTGGCACAATAAGCGAGGTGTTGGGTGTACCCGTCACTTTTATAGGAGACTGTCTTGGTGAGCGGGTGTGCACTGTTGTGAACGCACTACCGTGGGGGTCTGTTGTTTTATTGGAGAATCTTAGATTCCATGCGGGGGAAGAGGAGAACGATCTTGCTTTTGCGAAGCAGTTGGCTTCCATGGCAGACTTGTACGTGAATGACGCGTTTTCCTGCTCACACAGAATGCACGCCTCAATTGACGCGATTACCAAGTTTCTCCCTTCCGCTGCGGGCCTTAACTTGCAAAATGAGCTGCACCATCTGGGCAATATTGTGAGCGAGCATCCAGTTGCCGCGGTTATTGGGGGTGCAAAGACATCTTCTAAGATACCAATGTTACGTAACCTAGCCCAGAAGGTTGATTTTCTCGTGCTGGGTGGGGGGTTATCAAACAGCTTTTTACGTGCGAGTGGCCACAAGATCGGTAATTCGATCTGTGAACCTTGCGACGATGCCGTATATGCAGTTTTGGAATCTGCCAGCAAGAACAATTGCACTGTAATCCTACCTAGGGACCACGTTGTTGCGCGTAGTTTGGACTGTGCCGCACATACAAAGGTAACTGAGGATGTGGAGGCAGAAGACTGCATTTTTGATATTGGAGAACAAACCTCTGCGGAGGTGACTGAGGTTTTGGGCAAGTGTAAAACCGTGTTCTGGAACGGGCCCATGGGGGTTTTTGAACGGGCGGCTTTTGCTGCGGGCACTTCAGGCCTAGTGCGGGACTTGGTACGTCTCAAGAAGGAGGGAGTCAGTACAATTGTAGGGGGTGGTGACAGCATATTTGCGATAAAAGCATCCGGCTATTCTGAAGAGGACTTCTCATACATCTCTACCGGGGGTGGCGCCCTGCTGCAATTTTTGAGCGTTGCGTGA